The following coding sequences lie in one Pseudomonas syringae CC1557 genomic window:
- a CDS encoding GGDEF domain-containing protein, whose product MLRPSAARLSHFLPSLMLLVAGLAAAYVKDLNVFFTSLFNVLPTLVLLLGGAYCLVYRRQRELFLMLTVYIAYYLLDTQTDYYRDNGKVREDAAVIFHLVCLLLPVLFGLYAAWEERTHLFQDMVARLAVLVALGGVALGLEQSYPVELQSWLAEIRWPALHGNWMSLIQLSYLMFLLSFGVLIWQYLEKPRPLHAAQVVGLLGLFWALPKTFILPFTLNILCSQVMLMIAAAVAHEAYQMAFRDELTGLPGRRALNERMQRLGRNYVLAMSDVDHFKKFNDTYGHDVGDQVLRLVASKLSKITNGGGKAYRYGGEEFAIVFAAKTLDECLPHLEAIRETIANYQIQLRNKDHRPQDDQQGRQRRGGPHAGSVSVTISIGVAERQPEHRSAEEVLKCADQALYAAKGAGRNCVVAFDQLNRRGAVRTTETST is encoded by the coding sequence TTGTTGCGTCCATCCGCTGCACGCCTGAGTCATTTTCTGCCCTCTCTGATGTTGTTGGTGGCAGGGCTTGCGGCTGCGTATGTAAAGGACTTGAACGTCTTCTTCACCTCGCTGTTCAATGTGCTGCCAACACTGGTATTGCTATTGGGCGGTGCCTACTGCCTCGTCTACCGGCGACAACGCGAGCTGTTTCTGATGCTCACCGTGTACATCGCCTATTACCTGCTGGATACCCAGACTGACTATTACCGCGACAACGGCAAGGTCCGGGAAGACGCGGCGGTGATTTTCCATCTGGTCTGTCTGTTACTGCCGGTATTGTTCGGTCTGTACGCCGCATGGGAAGAACGCACTCATCTGTTTCAGGACATGGTCGCCCGGCTGGCGGTGCTGGTGGCACTGGGCGGCGTGGCGCTGGGCCTTGAGCAGAGTTATCCGGTCGAGCTGCAAAGCTGGCTGGCGGAGATTCGCTGGCCGGCCTTGCATGGCAACTGGATGAGCCTGATCCAGTTGTCCTACCTGATGTTTCTCCTGTCGTTCGGCGTGCTGATCTGGCAGTACCTGGAAAAGCCACGCCCCCTGCATGCCGCGCAGGTTGTCGGGCTGCTGGGGTTGTTCTGGGCGCTGCCCAAGACCTTCATCCTGCCGTTCACGCTGAATATTCTGTGCAGCCAGGTGATGTTGATGATCGCCGCGGCTGTCGCTCATGAGGCGTATCAGATGGCCTTCCGCGATGAACTGACCGGGCTGCCCGGCCGCCGGGCGCTCAACGAAAGAATGCAGCGTCTGGGCCGCAATTATGTGCTGGCCATGAGCGACGTCGACCACTTCAAGAAATTCAACGACACCTATGGCCACGACGTAGGCGATCAGGTCTTGCGGCTGGTCGCCAGCAAGCTGTCGAAAATCACTAACGGCGGCGGCAAGGCTTATCGCTACGGGGGGGAAGAGTTCGCCATCGTATTTGCCGCCAAAACGCTCGATGAGTGCCTGCCGCATCTGGAGGCGATTCGTGAAACCATCGCCAATTACCAGATCCAGTTGCGCAACAAGGACCATCGCCCCCAGGACGATCAGCAAGGACGCCAGCGGCGGGGCGGGCCACATGCAGGCAGCGTGTCGGTGACTATCAGTATCGGTGTTGCCGAGCGCCAGCCGGAACATCGCAGCGCGGAAGAAGTGCTCAAATGCGCCGATCAGGCGCTGTATGCCGCGAAGGGTGCAGGCCGTAACTGCGTCGTCGCCTTTGACCAGTTGAACCGGCGCGGTGCCGTGCGCACAACCGAAACATCGACCTGA
- a CDS encoding YqaE/Pmp3 family membrane protein: MDIIRIIFAILLPPVGVFMQVGFAGAFWLNILLTLLGYIPGIIHAIYIIVSRK; this comes from the coding sequence ATGGACATCATTCGTATTATCTTCGCCATTCTGCTGCCGCCCGTGGGCGTGTTCATGCAAGTCGGTTTTGCTGGCGCTTTCTGGCTGAATATCCTGCTCACCCTGTTGGGTTACATCCCGGGCATCATCCACGCGATCTACATCATCGTTTCGCGTAAATAA
- a CDS encoding acyl-CoA dehydrogenase C-terminal domain-containing protein, which produces MADYKAPLRDMRFVLNEVFEVSRLWAQLPELAETVDAETVDAILEEAGKVTSKTIAPLSRNGDEEGCHWKDTVVTTPAGFPEAYRTYAEGGWVGVGGNPQFGGMGMPKVVSAQVEEMINSASLAFGLYAMLTSGACVSINTHATEALKAKFLPNMYSGAWAGSMCLTEAHCGTDLGMIRTRAEPQPDDTYTITGSKIFITGGEHDLTENIIHLVLAKLPDAPPGPKGISLFLVPKFMVSDDGSLGERNTVSCGSIEHKMGIQASATCVMNFDDAVGYLIGEPNKGLAAMFTMMNYERLGVGIQGLASGVQSYQNAVEYALDRLQSRAPTGVQNKDKAADPIIVHPDVRRMLLTMKAFNEGGRAFSSYVALQLDIAKFSEDDTARKHADDLVALLTPVAKAFLSDIGLETTVHGQQVFGGHGYIREWGQEQLVRDVRITQIYEGTNGIQALDLVGRKIVGSNGAFYQLFSDEVRQFISASDSSLGEFTRPLTAALNMLDELTAWVLDRSRNNANEIGAASVEYLHLFGYTAYAYMWAMMAKAAMGKEQQEDFYASKMGTARFYFARLLPRIHSLDASVRAGSESLFLLEASQF; this is translated from the coding sequence ATGGCTGACTACAAAGCGCCGCTGCGCGATATGCGCTTCGTCCTCAATGAAGTGTTCGAGGTTTCCAGACTCTGGGCGCAACTGCCTGAGCTGGCTGAAACAGTCGACGCCGAAACGGTCGACGCCATTCTCGAAGAGGCCGGTAAAGTCACCAGCAAGACCATCGCCCCGCTGAGCCGTAATGGTGATGAGGAAGGCTGCCACTGGAAGGACACTGTGGTGACCACGCCAGCGGGCTTTCCGGAAGCCTATCGGACCTACGCCGAAGGTGGCTGGGTGGGCGTTGGCGGCAATCCGCAATTCGGCGGCATGGGCATGCCCAAAGTGGTCTCGGCTCAAGTCGAAGAGATGATCAACTCCGCCAGCCTCGCCTTTGGTCTGTACGCCATGCTGACGTCCGGTGCCTGCGTGTCGATCAACACCCACGCCACCGAAGCGCTCAAGGCGAAATTCCTGCCCAATATGTACTCGGGTGCCTGGGCCGGTTCGATGTGCCTGACCGAGGCGCATTGCGGTACTGACCTCGGCATGATCCGCACCAGGGCCGAGCCTCAGCCTGACGACACTTATACGATCACCGGCAGCAAGATTTTCATCACTGGCGGTGAACACGACCTGACTGAAAACATCATTCATCTGGTGCTCGCCAAACTGCCTGACGCACCGCCCGGGCCTAAAGGGATTTCGCTGTTTCTGGTGCCCAAATTCATGGTCTCTGACGATGGCAGCCTCGGTGAGCGCAATACCGTCAGCTGTGGCTCCATCGAGCACAAGATGGGTATTCAGGCGTCGGCGACCTGCGTCATGAACTTCGATGACGCTGTCGGCTACCTGATCGGCGAGCCGAACAAGGGCCTGGCAGCGATGTTCACGATGATGAATTACGAGCGCCTGGGTGTCGGCATTCAGGGCTTGGCGTCGGGTGTGCAGTCTTATCAGAACGCGGTGGAATACGCCCTTGATCGTCTGCAGAGTCGTGCCCCGACCGGTGTGCAGAACAAGGACAAGGCCGCTGACCCGATTATCGTCCACCCTGACGTGCGGCGCATGCTGCTGACCATGAAGGCCTTCAACGAAGGCGGTCGGGCGTTCTCCAGCTACGTTGCCCTGCAACTTGATATTGCCAAGTTCAGCGAGGATGACACCGCGCGTAAACATGCCGATGATCTGGTGGCGCTGTTGACGCCGGTCGCCAAGGCGTTCCTCAGCGATATCGGTCTGGAAACCACGGTTCATGGCCAGCAGGTGTTTGGTGGTCACGGCTACATTCGTGAGTGGGGCCAGGAGCAACTGGTGCGTGACGTGCGTATCACGCAGATCTACGAGGGCACCAACGGCATTCAGGCGCTGGATCTGGTCGGCCGCAAGATCGTCGGCTCCAACGGTGCGTTCTATCAGCTGTTCTCCGATGAAGTACGCCAGTTCATCAGCGCTTCCGACAGCTCGCTTGGCGAATTCACCCGGCCGTTGACGGCTGCGCTGAACATGCTGGACGAACTGACCGCGTGGGTGCTGGACCGCTCGCGCAATAACGCCAATGAAATCGGCGCGGCTTCGGTGGAGTATCTGCACCTGTTCGGTTACACCGCCTACGCCTATATGTGGGCAATGATGGCCAAAGCCGCCATGGGCAAGGAGCAGCAGGAAGACTTTTACGCCAGCAAGATGGGCACCGCGCGCTTCTACTTTGCCCGTTTGCTGCCGCGTATCCACTCGCTTGATGCGTCGGTACGCGCCGGCAGCGAGTCGCTTTTCCTGTTGGAGGCGTCACAATTCTGA